Genomic DNA from Candidatus Kapaibacterium sp.:
AAGACCGCTGCAACATCGCGCAGCACGAACCGGTCAGCGTATTGGTCATCGGCATTCAGGATGCCGATGATGTCGCCCGTTGCATAGCGCAGCCCCTTGTTCATGGCATCGTAGAGCCCTCGGTCGGGTTCGCTGACGAAGACGCTGAGCCGGTGACGGTAGCGCTCCAGGATGTCGCGGGTGGGTGGGGGGGAGCCACCGTCGATGACGATAGTTTCTACTTCGGCCTCCACCTCCTGGGCGAAGATGGATTCCAGGGCCCGCGCGACACGAGGATCGTTGAGCACAACAGTGATGATGGAGATCCGCATCGCAGAGCGCTCGTCTCCTACAGGCGGCAGCAAAAATACAGAGCTAAGGTCGCCAGTCCGTTTCCTGAGCTCAGCTGGGGCCGATAGCAGTGGTACGTGAGGCATGGCAGACGCTGTCACGTATCCTGCATCACTGACGCAGCGACGGTGGCGCTGGAAGAGCGGGCAACACAGCCCAGTAGTGTTCCAGCTAGGGGTGGACCTCGTTGTGCTCGTGCTTGGGACCCTTGGCTACCTCTGGGTGCGCTTTGGCAGTGGCTGGCTGGACTCCGTGGCTACTCCGACCGGTGAGGAGGTCGTAGCCATCGTCTCAATGCTGACAGGCTACTGGGTGCTGTTGTTCTGGCTCGCAGGGCTCTACCGGAACTGGTACAGCCGTCCGCCGCTGGAGGAGCTATGGGCAGTGGTGCGCTCGGTACTGCTCGGGATAGCCCTGCTATTGGTGCTGGTGTTCTGGGATAGTGGCGATTTCTACCGAAGCAACTTTCGGGCAGTGGCAGGGATCTACGCGGCTTTCCTTGGGATTGGGCTGGGGGCTGGTCGTCTAGCAGTGCGGGCGCTCCAGCGCTCCCTCCGGCAGCGCGGAATCCTCACGATACCAGCCCTCCTGGTGGGAAATCCGCGGGGGGTTGAGCGGTTGCTCGAGGAGTTGCGTCGGATCCCCCATTGGGGCTACCGTCCGCTCGGGGTCGTCCTACCGTCAAGTGGGGTGTCGGAGCAGGAGTGGAACGGCAAGGGCCCTATTCCGGTTCTCGGGACCGTAGCAGTGTTGCGTGAGCTCATCCGCCGATGGGAGCCGGAGGAGCTCCTTCTGGCTTTTCAGCCGCCGGATCCCCAAGAAGTAGGCAAGGTGATGGGTGTTGCTGAAGAGGCTCGGGTAGGGGTCAAGATACTGCCGGAGCTCTACCGGGTCACGTCTGGGCAGGCTCGTATCCGACGCCTCTACGGCACGAGCCTCCTGGAGCTGAACCCGGAGATTCTCAACCCCTGGCAGGCCTTCGTGAAGCGGACCTTGGATATCGTCATCAGCGTCCTGATACTCTTCGTCGGTGCTCCCTTGTGGCTCTTGATCGCGGCTGCGATCTGGGTTGACAGTGGGCGTCCTATCTTCTTCGTCCAGGAGCGGGTTGGACGACATGGGCGCATATTCCGACTCTACAAGTTTCGCACGATGCTGCCCGAGGGGGACCCGAACCGGCTCTGGACACAGCGGGGCGACCCGCGAATCACACGGGTCGGGAGGTGGCTGCGCAAGACGTACTTGGACGAGATCCCGCAGTTCTGGAACGTGCTCAAAGGCGAAATGAGCATCGTTGGTCCTCGGCCAGAGCGACCGTACTACGTGGAGCTCTTTACCCAGATGGTGCCCGAGTACCCTCGCCGGCACTGCGTCAAACCAGGGATTACGGGATGGTGGCAGGTGTGCCGTCGTCAGGAGCTCAACGTGCCGACAGTTGAAGGGGTGCGCTCCCGGTTGGAGATGGACTTCTACTACATCGAGAACCAGTCGCTGGCGCTGGACCTGGAGATTATGCTCCGCACGGTGTGGGTAATGCTCACGGGCAAGGGGGTGTGAAGGGTGAGGACGCTGATTGTCATCCCGACCTACGACGAGCGTGAGAACATCGCGGAGCTCATCCCGGCACTCCTCCGGCTGGAGATGGAGCCGGAGGTACTCGTAGTGGACGACGCTTCGCCGGATGGGACGGCGGAAGAGGTACGACGATGGCAGGAGCGTGTGCCCGGTCGAGTCCATCTCATTGAGCGGCCAGCAAAGTTGGGGCTTGGTTCCGCTTACTGCCAGGGCTTCCAGTGGGCACTCCAGCGGGAGTATGAGGTGGTGGTGCAGATGGACGCGGATTTCTCGCATGATCCTCGGGACGTGCCGCGGCTTGTGGCGGCTTTAGCAAACGCTGATGTAGCACTGGGATCGCGCTACGTCAGTGGGGTCAATGTCGTCAACTGGCCGATGGGACGCTTACTCTTGAGCTGGCTAGCGAATCGGTATACGCGATGGGTCACGGGGATGCCAATTGCTGACGCCACGAGTGGCTTCAAGGCCTTTTGGGCCCGCACTCTCCGCCGCCTCCGGTGGGACCGGATTCGCTCCAATGGCTACGCCTTCCAGATTGAGGTCACCTACCGGCTCTGGCGCTTAGGTTGCCGCATCGTGGAGGTGCCAATTGTCTTCGTAGACCGTCGTAGCGGCTTCTCTAAGCTCAACCGTGGCATCGTCTCGGAGGCCGCATGGATGGTGTGGCGGTTGCGTCTGTCGAGCCTTCTGAGGGATGAGCGTCGCTACTACACCAACCGTTGACGTGCGGGCAGCACTGGCCCAGCCACCGACGTGTGAGCTGTCGGTGGTGATCGTCAGCCACAATGTGGCTGAGTTCCTCCGCCAGTGCCTCCGCTCGCTCCGGCAGGCACTGGCAGGCATCGATGCGGAGGTGCTCGTGGTGGACAATGCCTCCGAAGACGACACTGTTACACGGTTGTCGGCGGAGTTTCCGGAGGTACATTGGATCGCGCTGCCAGCCAACATTGGGTTTGGGAAAGCCAACAACATCGGCATTGCTCAGGCACGGGGACGCTACATCCTGCTGCTGAATCCGGACACCTTGGTACACCCGAACGCCCTACGCACGCTGCTGGACTACATGGCGCACCATCCTGAAGTGGGCATAGCTGGTTGCCGAGTGCTGAATGCTGACGGCACCTTTCAGGAGACCTGTCGGCGTGGGTTCCCGACACCATGGGTATCGTTCACACGGCTCTTCGGCCTCGAGCGGCTGGCACCGCGGTCGCGCCTGTTTGCCCGCTATGCTCAACGGTTCCGGCCAGAGGATGAGGTAGGGTACGCAGAGGTGATTTCCGGTGCCTTCATGCTCTGCCGACGGGAGCTCCTGCAGGAGCTCGGCGGCTTTGATCCAGAGTACTTCCTCTACGGCGAGGACGTTGACCTCTGCTACCGGGCACACCGGGCAGGGTGGCGGATCGGGTACGTAGGAACCGCAACGGTGGTCCACTTCAAAGGGGAGAGTGCCCGGCGCACGACGACCGATGTCATCCATCACTTCTACGATGCGATGCGCATCTTCGTGCGCCAGTACTACGGGCGCTCCCCGATCGCCCCGCTGCTCTACCTAGGGATTGGGCTTCGGAAGCTACTGGCCCGGGCCGTCCAGTTTCCGAATCTGTGGATGCTAGGGATTGCAGACCTCCTAGGAGCCCTTGGAGCGCTCATGGTGGCGACATGGCTACGGTTCGGCAGTCTCTTCGGGCTCCGACCGTATGCCTACCCGACGGTCTTCATCGTGGTGGGAGGACTCATCTTTGGGCTGATGCTGCTCTTCGGGGACTACTTGGAGCGGCGCGTCCGGCTATCCCGGGCTCTACTGGTGTATGCACTCGCCTTCTTTGCCCTAGCATCCCTGACCTACTTCTTCAAGGACTACGCCTTCAGCCGTTGGGTAGTGCTGGGAACGGCTGCGGGGACAGCTCTGTGGGGGATGGGGGTGCGATTGGCGGTGCAGCTTCGGCGCTGGTTGCGCCAGAGTATGGCGCCACGGCGGGTGGCCATCTTGGGCACAGGGGAGGTTGCCCGCAAAGTTGCCGCAACACTATCGGAGGGAGTAGCAGGATTGCCAGGGGTGGTGGTTGTTGGCTTTGTGCAGTATGGGATACGAGCAGAGGCTGATTCAGGATTACCTGTCTTAGGGGAGAGCTCGGAGCTGCCGGCAATTGTGGAGCGATGGCGGATTCAGGAGCTCGTAGCAGCGGAGCCTGATCTGCCTCCCGGAGAGTTGGTCAACATTGTAGAACGGCTGGCGCGGTGGCGCGTTCGGCTCTACATCGTGCACCATCCCGAGGAGCTCTATGTTCAGCGTTTCGTCGGGGAGCTCCTTGGCCAGGAGCCGATGTGGCAGAGGTACCCTCTCCTCCATCCTCGCCTGCGACTGCTGAAGCGCTGCGTGGATATTCTAGTGGCGTCGGGAGCCTTGCTGTTCGGGCTTGCTCTTGTATTTTTGAGGCCCCGGCGAAAGGATTTCCTACGCCGTTGGTGGAATGTGCTGCGTGGCTGGTGGAGTGTCGTTGGCCTCTACCCGCTGGAAGGGACAGCAGGGGAGGCAGGCTTCGGTAAGCCAGGCATTACCGGGTTAGCCCACCTCAGTGGGGGAGCCTCGCTGCCGAAGAACGTGCTCCAGCAACTCAACAACTACTACCTGCGCCACGCTTCTTTTGCACTGGACCTGGAGATCATGCTCAACTATCTCGTGCGGAGGTTTCGCCGTGAGACACGTGCTGGACTTTGAGAAGCCCATCGTGGAGCTAGAGCAGAAGATTGCCGAAATGCGGGCCCTGGCGGCCCAGCTGGACATTGCCGCTGAGGTGGAAGCACTGGAGCGGCAAGTTGAGCAACTCCGTCAGCAGATCTATGCGAACCTCACTCGGTGGCAACGGGTCCAGATCGCCCGCCATCCAGAACGGCCATACACGCTGGACTACATCCAGGCCATCTTTACCGACTTCGTGGAGCTCCATGGCGACCGTTGCGCTGGGGATGACCCCGCTATCGTCGGGGGACTGGCCCGGTTCGAAGGGACGCCGGTCGTTGTCGTCGGGCACCAGAAGGGGCGCACCACTCAAGAGAACCTCCGCCGTAACTTCGGTATGCCGAATCCGGAGGGGTATCGCAAAGCACTGCGCCTCTTCCGTTTGGCGGAGAAGTTCCAGAGGCCGCTGATAACGTTCCTGGATACCCCAGGAGCCTTTCCTGGCATTGAAGCGGAGGAGCGCGGACAAGCTGAGGCGATTGCCCGTAACCTATTCGAAATGGCGCGTCTCAGGACGCCAATCATTGTCGTTGTTATTGGTGAGGGGGGATCCGGCGGGGCACTTGGCATAGGGGTTGGGGACCGGATTCTGATGCTGCAGTATGCCTGGTATTCCGTCATTGCACCGGAGTCTTGTTCCAGCATCCTCTGGCGGAGCTGGGACTTCAAGGAGCAGGCCGCAGAGGAGCTGGAGCTGTGTGCGGAAGATCTTCTGCGGCATGGGGTCATAGACCGTGTTGTCCCTGAGCCTCCTGGGGGAGCTCACCGCAATCCAGCACAGATGTACGATATCCTCCGTGGAGTCTTGCGGGAAGAGCTCCAGAGTTTGAGCCAGGTCCCGATTGAGGAGCTTGTGCGGCAGCGTCAGGAGAAGTTCTTCCGTATGGGGGAGTGGCGAGAAGTCTGAATGATACAGCGGATTCGCCAGTGGTTATGGAGGACTAAGGCATGGATGGAGGCTGCTGCAGCACGTCCAGGAGCTTCGTGGACGTTGTTCGGTCTGGCGTTCTTAGAGGCTTCGGTGTTTCCGATTCCGCCTGATGTAATGCTCATCCCAATGGTGCTGCTGCGCCGGGAGCGTGCCTTTGCAATTGCTGCCATCTGTACGCTCGGCTCTGTCCTCGGGGGGTTGTTTGGCTATGTCATTGGGCACAGTTTCATGGATGTGGTCGGATGGCGGATCGTAGAGCTCTACAATGCCCACCAGTCATGGCAGCAGGTTTCAGAGCTGTACCGGGGAGAGGGAGGGGTGTGGTTTCTCTTGGCCGCGGCCTTCTCCCCGATACCCTACAAGATCGCGACGATTGCTGCAGGGGCTGTAGCCCTCCCGTTGGTTCCCTTCACCGTGGTATCGCTTGTCGGGAGGGCTGCTCGTTTCTTCGTCATTGCTGGGTTGCTGTGGGCCTTTGGGCCCGTTATGCAGCAGTGGATAGAACGATACTTTGACCGCTTGGCGCTAGCCTTTGTTGTGCTCTTGGTGTTGGGCTTCATTGCCCTGCGTTGGGTTGTGTGAGGCTTGTGGTGGAAAGTTCCACGATCGATTGGGTGAGCGGCATGACGACACAACCACCACGGAATGTCAGGGGAGAAGACGCTGGTGGCACTCGGGAAGGAGGGCGTCCGCAACGGTATTTCCGCCATCGGAAGAAGTTCCGGCGTGATGCTCGGCAACGGGAGGGTACGCTGTCTGCAGCTCGGGGGCTTTCGTCATCGTCCGGCTGGAAGCGAAGGGGAGATTTCCAAGCGCGACGGAAGCGAGCACTGCGCCGCCAGCGCACCCAAGCGCGCCGTCCGCGAGTCAAGAGGGCTCCGCCTGAACCGCATCCGATGAGCTTAGCACGCGCCCTCGGGCGGCTGAAGTATGCTTCCCGTGCCGTTGCCCTGCAGCTCATCCGAGAAGGCCGAGTCCAGGTCAATGGGGAGACGGTACTGGAACCCAACACGCAAGTGCGCATCCATCGCGACACCATTGTCGTGGACGGGATAGAGCTCATCTTCCCGCCGGTAGAGCAGTATACAGTGGTCTTCCATAAGCCGCGCCACGTCTCTGGCTCGAAAGAGCTGGGGATGCCGACGGTCTACGAGTACTTGCCGAAGCGGCGGGGAGGATACTTCCCATGTGGGCGGCTGACAAAGTTTGCCAGTGGGCTCGTTCTCTTCAGTTCTGACCCGGTCCACCGTAATCCCGAGCGCTCTCCTGTGAGCTTGGTGGAGAAGGAGTACCATGTCAAGGTCCATCGCCACGTCGAGAAGCGGGAGTTGGAACAGCTTACAGAAGAGCTACGACGGATGTCGCAGTACAATGTCCAAGCTCGTGTGGAGCTGTTGCAGGAAAACTCCCGCACTTGCTGGTTGCGGATCGTGGCCCGGCAGTTACCGCTGGCCTTCCTCCACCGGCTGCTAAAGGCTGCCAAGTTGGAGGTCCTCCATCTCCATCGTTACCGGCTAGGGTTCCTGACGACAGACTCACTTCCCGTTGGAGCTTGGCGGCGCCTGCGGGCTGAAGAATTGGCGAAGCTCGAGGAGGACGTGCCGAGGGTCTTGGATACAGTAGAACAGAAAGCCCCGGCTTGGTATCAGCTCTACCGCTGGCTAGGTCGCTAATGGGCTCGGCACTTACGGCAAGAGTAGACGCCAACGCCGGCTAAGTCCTTGGGGGCTCTGGAGCTCAGCGAGATAGACTCCACGGGCGAGTCCAGAGAGGCTCAGTGTCGTTGGTCCCGCAGGTAGAAGGCAGTGGAGTGCGGTCTGGCCTGTTAGGGTTGTCAACCGTAGAGTCCCGCTCCAAGGGAGTACCAGATGCCATTCGCGAGCTTGCAGCCATACCGCTTCCAGCGTCTTGACGGCAGGAGAAGCGATCGAGAGTTCGGGTTCCCAGGCGTAAAGGCCTAGTTCTGTTGCGGCGTAGAGGGTTCCTGTGGGAGAGTACTTCAGCCGCCAGACACGGCGGAGGAGGGTGTCGCCGGGTAACCATGGGATGGCAGAGTCGTGTGCTAGCCACGTACGACTTCCGCTGCGCCATGTTCGGAGGATTCCGGAGCCTGGGACGAGCGGGCGACCTAGGGTGTCGGGGTAGAGCGTAAAACCGCCAACGGTAACCTCCAACTCCGTCCCGCGCCAGAATGGTGCCACGGCCCATAGGCTGGTGTCCCGGAAAGCAATGAGTTGCCACGATCGGCCCCCATCCGTGGTGCTGTAGAGGCCTCCATTGGGCCGTCCACCGATTGTGGTGTCGAACAGAAAAGTGACGGCTAGGAACCCCAGCTGTGGCTGCTGTGGGACAAACACAATGTCCGGGATTTCCGACTCTTGCGGGTACCCTGGCAGCCAGAGATGTGCCAGCCGGCGCCACGTATGCCAGTCCTCAGAGACGAAGAGGGTGCCGTCACACCGTGCCAGCACCAAGTAGAGGCTGTCCCAGCGGACTGTGAGCGCACAGTTTGGGATAGGCTCCGTCATTGGGGAGAGGGTATCCCACGTCTGTCCGCCGTCGGTCGAGCGGTACAGGCGTGGAGGTGTCCATCCAGGCCCGATGTACTCGGTCAGCACGATCGTGTCGGGGTGGAGGGGATGGGCGACGATAGAGGCTCCGCTCGGGAGGATAAAGGCATGCTCGGGCACCAGCACATCCTGCCAAGAGTTCCCGCCATCGCTACTGCGGACAAGCTTTCCAAATCCAGACCCCCCTACCAGGAGGACGGCGGTGTCTTGGGGGTGAATGAAGACGTCCAGAAACTGTGCTGCACCTCCAGGGAAGTCGATGGTGAGCGTATCCCACGACTGCCCGCCATCATAGGAACGGTAGAGTCGGTGTCCCAATCCGCCAGCGTACACGGTTCTCGGGTTTAGGGGGTTGAGAGCAATCGTGAAGACGGGCGCATCTAACAGTCGGCTCCATCGTCCTTCTGGGGGCATTCCGTGGCCGGCGGTAGAAGCCAGTAGGCATGCAAGGACTAGCGAGCGTCGCATGCTGCCCGTTGGGTGGTACGAGCACTCTGCGAAAATAGGGCAGCTGGTGCTGTGAGGGATGGCGCCGCAACGGCGGTAATTTTGCCTCGTGCTGCATGCGAGTTGCCGTGCTGACGAATATTGCCAGCCCGTACCGGATTCCGCTCTTCAATGCCGTTGCCGAGCGGATTGAGGGTGAGCTCTATGTAATCTGTGCAGCAGAGACAGAGCCATGGCGACTGTGGCAACAGCAGGATCAGGAGTACCGCTTCCAGCTCTCAGTACTGCCAGGACTCCACTGGGCATGGCAGCAGCGGGAGTGGTTCCCGCATCTGAATTGGGGGCTTGGGGGAATGCTGCGGCGCCTCCAGCCAGCAGTGCTGGTCATCGGTGGATACGAGCAGCCCATCTACTGGAGAGGGCTCCTGTATGCGCGTCGGCATCGGATACCTGTTGTGCTGTGGTATGAGTCATGGCGTGGTAGTGCCCGTGCCCGGGGCGGCCCCATATTCGCTGTCAAGCGGTTCTTCGTGCGGCGAACAACTGTCGGCTTAGCATTAGGAACTCCTGCTGCAGCATGGCTTCGGGAGATTCACGGCGGGGACTACCCCGTTGTGGTCGGGCTCAACACGGTGGACATGGACTTCTTCCGACGGGAGGTGTTCTTAGCGCGTTCTGATGCTGAGTTCCAGGCTCGTCGTGCTCAGTATCCGCCACTACTGTTGCTCTATGTTGGGAGCTTCATCCCGCGGAAGAACGTCGCACTGCTCCTGAAGGCTCTCTGGGAGCTGGGGGCGCCTGACGTGGGGCTCCTCTTGGTCGGGACGGGGCCGCAAGAGGCAGAGCTGCGTCAGTTGTGCCGTTGGTATGGGCTGGAAGGTCGGGTCTTCTTTGAGGGCTTCCGGCAGCAGTGGGAGCTACCTTACTACTACGCGTTGGCAGATGCGCTCGTCCTGCCGTCGGTGTTGGAGGTGTGGGGATTGGTGGTCAACGAAGCTCTGGCTTCGGGACTCTTCGTTGTCGCCTCTGCAGCTGTTGGTGCCGCCTACGACCTCATCCAGCCGGGATGGAATGGACAGGTGTTCGAGCCTACGGACCTTCCGGGGCTGGTTCGTATCCTCCGATGGGTGCGAGAGCATCGAGAGGAATTGCAGGAGCGCCGATCTGCGGTGAGCGAGTGGGCCTGTCGAGAATTTGGGATTGAGCGAGCTGCTGACCGTTTCGTGGCAGCACTGCAGATGGCGTTGCAGTATCGGCGGACCATGGCGGAAAGCAATTGAGGGAGGTGAGCATTCGTTTCCGAACCGAAAGGGAACAGTCGCGGTGGCTGATGGACGGAAGGAAGCGGCGTAGGGCTGTTAGGCGTCTAGGCCGTTCCTTGTGGATTGCGGCATTGTTGGGATTCGAGAGCGCTGTTCTCTGGGGCTGCTCGACAGAGCGAGTAGAGTCGGCAGAGGGTGTCGTGGTGACGACGAGCATTCTGGGGGATGCGGTCCGTGCCATCGTCCAGGCGGATGTCCCTGTCCGCGTGCTGATGGGACCAGGGGTAGACCCGCATCTGTACAAGCCCACGTTGGAGGATGTCCAGGCGCTACAGCGGGCGGCCTGCGTTGTTGCCCACGGCCTGCGGCTTGAGGGCAAGATGGAGGAGGTACTGCAGGAGGTTGCGCGACGGAAACCGGTTGTGTTTGCAGCGGAGTTGGCTCCAAAGGATTCGCTACGCCGCCTGGCTGAAGGTGTGTACGACCCACACCTGTGGCTGGACGTGCGGCTCTGGCGTGAAGTCGTGCTGCGGGTAGCCGATACGCTTGGGAAGCTCTTCCCGGAGCGGCGACAACGGTGGGAACAGCGGGCACTACAGTATGCGCAACGCCTGGATACCCTGGATCGGTGGGTCCGGGGCCAGATTGAGCGAATCCCACCGCAGTTTCGCCTGCTGGTGACGGTCCACGATGCCTTCAGCTACTTCGGACGGGCATATGGGTTGGAGACGTTGTCACTCCAGGGGATCTCGACAGCGGCGGAGTTTGGGCTGCACGATATGGTGCGCGTGGCCGAAGTAGTGGTGCGTCGCCGCTTACCGGCCGTCTTTACGGAGAGTGCGCTGCCAGCCCGGTTGATGGAGAATGTCGTTGCCATTGCCCGGCAGCAGGGGTGGTCGGTGCGGATCGGTGGTGAGCTCTTCTCTGACGCCCTTGGCCCCTCGGGCAGTGGGGCTGAGACGTACGAGGGGATGGTCCGGAAGAACGTGGGTACGATAGTGGCAGGTCTGCTTGGAGCTGGGCTATGAACGCCGTTGAGTGCTATGACGTTGCCGTTGAGTGCCGTGACGTCACGGTGCTCTATGGCCGACGGGTCGCGCTGTGGGGGATCACTGCTTCGATTCCGGCGGGGCGTCTTACTGCGGTGGTTGGCCCGAACGGGGCGGGGAAGTCAACGTTCCTGAAGGCCCTGGTTGGCTTGGTGCCGCTGCAGCGGGGTAGTGTTCGTGTCTTCGGGATGCTGCCGAAGCAGGCGCGTTCGGTCGTGAGCTATATGCCGCAGCGGGAGAGCGTGGACTGGGACTTCCCGCTAACGGTGCTGGATGTGGTGCTCATGGGGCGGTATGGCCAGCTTGGGCTCTTCCGGCGACCCACTCCGCGGGATTACGAGCGAGCATGGGAGGCTCTTAGGACCGTTGGGATGGAGGCCTACGCGCATCGGCATTTGAGCGAGCTCTCCGGTGGGCAGCAGCAGCGCGTCTTCTTGGCCCGGGCCCTTGCGCAGGATGCCCAGCTCTACCTGATGGACGAGCCGTTTGCTGGAGTGGATGCTGCCACCGAAGAGCTCCTGCTGCAGAGCCTCCAAGAGCTGCGTGCCCAGGGTAAGACGGTGGTCGTCGTCCATCACGACCTCCACGTCGTGGCCAGCTTCTTCGAGTGGATCATCCTGCTCAACCTACGCTTGGTTGCCGCTGGCTGGGTTACAGAGGTCCTCACGGACCGCTATCTCCGCGAGGCATACGGTGGGCGTGCGGAAATCCTCAGCGAAGTCGTCCAGCAGGTTGCCCACGCCCGAGAAGCGCTGCGGCATAAGGGGCGATGATGGGGTGGGAGCTCTTCTTGCAGGGACCACTCTTTGCTGTCTTCCTTGGCAATGCCTTCATAGCCGTCGGAGGTGCCGTCGTTGGGACCTTTGCAGTGCTGCGGCGTGAGGGGATGCTGGCGGATGTGTTGGCGCATGCTGTCGTGCCGGGTATTGGATTCGCGTACCTGCTATCGGCGCAGAAGGAGCTGCCTATGCTAGCACTGGGGGCATTCCTGACGGCACTGGCGGCAGCAGGAGCGGTTGAGCTACTTCGCCGGATGGCACGCCTTTCCGAGGACAGTCGCTTAGGAGTGGTGCTGGCTGCCTCTTTCGGGCTGGGGATTGTCTTGTTGACGCTGCTACAGAGCCGTCAGGGACCGGACCAGACAGGACTGTGGCGATTCCTCTTTGGGCAGGCAGCGGCCGTCAGAGTAGAGGACCTGCCACTCATTGTGGCCGTGACGGCGCTGTCCCTTCTCTTCGTTGCCATCGCTTTCAGAGAGCTTGTGGCAATGGCGTTCGATGCCGAGTTCCTGCGAGCGCTCCCGCTGCCACTACAGTGGGTGGAGGTTGGCTATCGGGTTGCAGTCGTTGCCATCACAGTGGTAGGAATCCAGAGCGTTGGAGCGCTTCTCATCGTGGGGCTGTTCGTGCTTCCGCCGATGGCAGCGCGGCTGTGGGTACGACGTGTGCCAGGGATGCTGGTGGGGAGCGTTGCAGTGGCGCTGGGGGCTGTCGTGGTCGGTTTGGGATTGTCGTGGAATCTCCCCTATGTTGCAACGGGTCCGGTCATCGTGACAGCAGCGGCAGGGATGGTGTTGCTCTCGCACCTCTTTGCTCCGCACCGTGGAGTGCTGGCACGGGCGTGGGGGTACGGGATGCGATGGTTACGGCGCTGGGATGAGCATGCCCACAAGCTGCTCTACTACGGCATAGAGCGGAGTGGTGGGGAGTGTTGGGAGGGACCCATACTACGGCCGGAGTACGGAGGGAGCCGTGCCGGGGCTGTGCTCGTGCTCGTATGGCTGTGGCTTCGAGGCTCAATACGGTGGGAGGGTCGCAGGCGCTGGCGGGTGACCAAGCTCGGGCATAGGAGGGCCTGCCAGATTGTCCGTCGCCATCGCCTCTGGGAGCTGTACTTGGAGCGCTTCTTCGGTGTGCCAGCCGACCGCGTCCACCTCGAGGCCGAGCTCGTAGAGCATGTGCTCTCTCCGGAGATCGAGGAGCGACTCCAAGAGCTGCTCC
This window encodes:
- a CDS encoding zinc ABC transporter substrate-binding protein produces the protein MDGRKRRRAVRRLGRSLWIAALLGFESAVLWGCSTERVESAEGVVVTTSILGDAVRAIVQADVPVRVLMGPGVDPHLYKPTLEDVQALQRAACVVAHGLRLEGKMEEVLQEVARRKPVVFAAELAPKDSLRRLAEGVYDPHLWLDVRLWREVVLRVADTLGKLFPERRQRWEQRALQYAQRLDTLDRWVRGQIERIPPQFRLLVTVHDAFSYFGRAYGLETLSLQGISTAAEFGLHDMVRVAEVVVRRRLPAVFTESALPARLMENVVAIARQQGWSVRIGGELFSDALGPSGSGAETYEGMVRKNVGTIVAGLLGAGL
- a CDS encoding metal ABC transporter permease, which produces MMGWELFLQGPLFAVFLGNAFIAVGGAVVGTFAVLRREGMLADVLAHAVVPGIGFAYLLSAQKELPMLALGAFLTALAAAGAVELLRRMARLSEDSRLGVVLAASFGLGIVLLTLLQSRQGPDQTGLWRFLFGQAAAVRVEDLPLIVAVTALSLLFVAIAFRELVAMAFDAEFLRALPLPLQWVEVGYRVAVVAITVVGIQSVGALLIVGLFVLPPMAARLWVRRVPGMLVGSVAVALGAVVVGLGLSWNLPYVATGPVIVTAAAGMVLLSHLFAPHRGVLARAWGYGMRWLRRWDEHAHKLLYYGIERSGGECWEGPILRPEYGGSRAGAVLVLVWLWLRGSIRWEGRRRWRVTKLGHRRACQIVRRHRLWELYLERFFGVPADRVHLEAELVEHVLSPEIEERLQELLQQPEHDPHGRPIPPRQNG
- a CDS encoding metal ABC transporter ATP-binding protein yields the protein MNAVECYDVAVECRDVTVLYGRRVALWGITASIPAGRLTAVVGPNGAGKSTFLKALVGLVPLQRGSVRVFGMLPKQARSVVSYMPQRESVDWDFPLTVLDVVLMGRYGQLGLFRRPTPRDYERAWEALRTVGMEAYAHRHLSELSGGQQQRVFLARALAQDAQLYLMDEPFAGVDAATEELLLQSLQELRAQGKTVVVVHHDLHVVASFFEWIILLNLRLVAAGWVTEVLTDRYLREAYGGRAEILSEVVQQVAHAREALRHKGR